Proteins encoded in a region of the Pelobates fuscus isolate aPelFus1 chromosome 11, aPelFus1.pri, whole genome shotgun sequence genome:
- the LOC134577888 gene encoding zinc finger protein 724-like: METCHGFEVGAEVELQEVVELVEECPSITVENKHDLPVWQTSHCIDDLISDEELDSQPVLSPSPEIENLKVFDSSFIETKIRYEERGPVSEKTAPLSVSDGSVTGFQSHGFTTDTESMLWNNYFLQDPDNPLEVISGTGETEPMRNSDTSQNQALYRLPSNFNHHVSSESAWSEQEKNEDSEHFSYYNANTNFRGSVKPSVRRHKCPRCGRSFRRLCNLEKHLCLKMAMGFSVANGSNPGQVVSSAKATMKVNGHENNYQSNNGSDEMLEQMCAKAQQELQLIQQQHGKSGPSDEKSVRQEYETIEKAHLPVTSSLSENLYAPTFPLFYPCKECGRYIHKNSVDSHSCWNKDSSLSFLEGVATAHKSQMPALGRSQREKSNNLDYTDIIQVITPGTPARRPKIHSVAEESITTKGKLSKPSFFCDRCGRIFRHKHTLEKHKCIKKDISTSPIQNSLEESQKPTARYPYSLQRSKSYINAEKGTLVQTHKDDAMYKKIDFFPDPGSLDFSETNMDYVIGTAEDGTLYDGEDIPIDFIDSEGMRNTGETEGQLEHSLPFEKDWVGQSPDIIKHLIPRPVILPLKTLARIGKRLKHSYKCQDCGAQFLQYSQWKRHQQKGKVHKGGLKENHKCDCGRNIFGPLHLLRHQLQHISGTPFVCSVCGQCLRGYRRLQAHSWVHPLASRFQCDCGEMFTHLSRYLWHSLLNSKSPKGKHTKAVRS; the protein is encoded by the exons ATGGAAACCTGCCATGGCTTTGAGGTTGGTGCTGAAGTTGAACTGCAGGAGGTGGTAGAACTGGTGGAGGAATGTCCGTCAATAACAGTG GAGAATAAGCATGACTTGCCAGTCTGGCAAACCTCGCATTGCATCGATGATCTGATTAGTGATGAGGAGCTAGATTCACAGCCGGTCCTTTCCCCATCTCCTGAGATTGAAAACCTGAAAGTATTTGATTCTTCTTTCATTGAAACAAAAATACGTTATGAGGAGAGAGGACCCGTAAGTGAGAAGACTGCCCCGCTTTCTGTCTCTGATGGTTCAGTTACAGGATTCCAGAGCCATGGATTTACGACAGATACGGAGTCAATGCTTTGGAATAACTACTTTCTTCAAGACCCAGATAACCCACTAGAAGTGATATCAGGTACTGGGGAAACCGAACCTATGAGGAATTCTGATACCAGCCAGAACCAAGCATTGTACCGGCTACCTTCTAACTTCAACCACCACGTGTCTTCAGAATCAGCCTGGTCTGAACAAGAGAAAAATGAGGACTCCGAACACTTTAGTTACTACAATGCCAATACAAATTTTAGGGGTTCTGTAAAACCTTCAGTTCGTCGCCATAAATGTCCAAGGTGTGGACGTAGCTTCAGACGTTTGTGCAACCTAGAGAAGCACCTGTGTCTGAAAATGGCAATGGGATTCTCTGTAGCAAATGGCAGTAATCCTGGTCAAGTTGTTTCCAGTGCCAAAGCCACAATGAAAGTCAACGGGCATGAAAATAATTATCAATCCAATAATGGCTCGGATGAGATGCTGGAGCAGATGTGTGCCAAAGCTCAACAGGAGCTTCAACTTATACAACAGCAACATGGCAAGAGTGGACCTTCTGACGAAAAAAGTGTCAGGCAGGAGTATGAGACTATAGAGAAGGCACACCTGCCAGTCACGTCCTCCTTAAGTGAGAACCTTTACGCACCAACTTTCCCTCTGTTCTACCCTTGTAAGGAATGTGGACGTTATATACACAAGAACTCCGTAGACAGCCACAGTTGCTGGAATAAAGACTCCAGTTTATCATTTCTAGAAGGTGTAGCCACTGCTCATAAATCCCAAATGCCAGCTCTGGGAAGATCTCAACGTGAGAAGAGCAACAATCTAGATTATACTGATATAATTCAAGTAATAACACCAGGAACTCCAGCAAGGAGACCGAAAATCCATTCTGTTGCTGAAGAATCCATCACAACTAAAGGCAAACTTTCCAAACCCTCATTTTTTTGTGATCGATGTGGCCGTATCTTTAGGCACAAGCACACCTTAGAAAAGCATAAATGCATTAAGAAAGACATCAGCACATCCCCAATACAAAATAGTCTAGAGGAGTCACAAAAGCCCACGGCCAGATATCCGTATTCACTCCAAAGAAGCAAATCCTATATTAATGCGGAAAAGGGAACGCTTGTTCAAACACACAAGGATGATGCTATGTATAAAAAGATAGACTTTTTCCCCGATCCGGGCTCTTTAGATTTTTCAGAAACGAACATGGATTACGTCATTGGAACTGCAGAGGATGGCACATTATACGATGGGGAGGAcattcccatagacttcattgaTTCAGAGGGGATGAGGAATACTGGTGAAACTGAGGGACAGTTAGAGCACAGTTTGCCATTTGAAAAAGATTGGGTTGGTCAGTCACCAGATATAATTAAGCATCTGATACCTCGTCCAGTGATCTTGCCATTAAAAACGTTGGCACGAATTGGCAAGAGGCTGAAGCATTCATATAAGTGTCAGGATTGCGGTGCACAATTTCTTCAGTACTCCCAGTGGAAGCGGCACCAACAGAAGGGAAAAGTGCACAAAGGTGGCTTAAAGGAAAATCACAAATGTGACTGTGGCCGAAACATTTTTGGGCCTTTACACTTGCTTCGACATCAGTTGCAACACATAAGTGGCACCCCATTTGTTTGTTCTGTGTGTGGACAGTGTCTTCGTGGTTATCGTCGCCTCCAGGCACACAGCTGGGTTCACCCACTGGCGTCCCGATTTCAGTGTGATTGTGGCGAAATGTTTACCCATCTTTCAAGGTATCTCTGGCATTCGTTGCTGAACAGCAAATCTCCCAAAGGAAAACATACAAAAGCGGTACGATCGTAG